In one Neobacillus sp. WH10 genomic region, the following are encoded:
- a CDS encoding FAD binding domain-containing protein, which produces MKPAVFDYHSPLELEEALNLLDEFGYDAKIMSGGQSLIPMMNMRLARPLVLIDINHLAELNYIRVTDTVIQIGGLTRHYQVEESNEIERVCPLLTEGMKLIGHSQIRSRGTIGGSVAHADPTAELPVMLTTLGATITLASSEGVRTITTDEFFLTYLTTTIEMNEILVSIDIPLPPARTGYAIDEFTLRKGDFAIVLAAASVTLSEDGKVEAATLCLGGVDGVPVLLNEVTDELIGKVPDHGLIAESCNQIADLVDPEPDIHASSEYRKDLCITYAKRVLERATKRAIQR; this is translated from the coding sequence GTGAAACCAGCGGTATTTGACTATCATTCTCCATTGGAGCTTGAAGAAGCATTAAACTTATTGGATGAATTTGGTTATGATGCGAAGATCATGTCGGGAGGACAAAGCCTTATTCCTATGATGAATATGCGTTTAGCTCGTCCCCTAGTACTGATAGACATTAATCATTTAGCAGAACTTAACTACATTCGAGTTACTGATACGGTGATTCAAATTGGCGGACTAACGCGTCACTATCAGGTTGAGGAATCAAATGAAATCGAACGAGTCTGTCCATTGCTTACAGAGGGAATGAAATTGATAGGCCACTCGCAAATTCGCTCACGAGGGACGATTGGAGGCAGCGTCGCACACGCCGATCCAACAGCTGAACTTCCTGTCATGCTGACTACACTTGGAGCAACGATTACACTTGCTTCATCAGAAGGTGTTCGGACGATTACAACAGACGAATTCTTTTTGACCTATTTGACAACGACAATCGAAATGAATGAGATCTTAGTATCGATTGACATTCCGCTTCCTCCTGCAAGGACTGGATATGCAATTGACGAGTTCACGTTAAGAAAAGGAGACTTTGCCATCGTTCTCGCTGCTGCATCTGTTACCTTGAGTGAAGATGGGAAAGTTGAAGCAGCAACACTCTGCTTAGGAGGGGTTGATGGAGTCCCTGTTCTATTGAATGAAGTGACAGATGAACTGATTGGGAAAGTCCCTGATCATGGCCTTATAGCAGAATCCTGCAATCAAATTGCGGATTTGGTTGATCCAGAGCCAGATATCCATGCAAGTAGTGAATATCGAAAAGATTTATGCATCACCTATGCAAAGCGAGTATTGGAACGTGCTACAAAGAGAGCTATTCAACGATAG
- a CDS encoding carbon monoxide dehydrogenase subunit G encodes MNVQGEIIVDAAQEDVWNALNDPEVLKKATPGCKAMTELAPDSYKAEIALGIAAVRGEYEAEIKILDKAAPNQYRIIMKADSKMGFIEGNAVVELDYSQPKATIRYDGEAQVGGLIAGVGQRILSGIAKMIVKDFFKKIAKEINTKTAM; translated from the coding sequence ATGAATGTACAAGGCGAAATTATTGTTGATGCAGCTCAAGAAGATGTTTGGAACGCTTTAAATGATCCGGAGGTACTTAAAAAAGCAACACCTGGATGTAAAGCTATGACAGAACTTGCGCCGGATAGCTATAAGGCTGAAATTGCCTTGGGGATTGCTGCGGTAAGAGGAGAATATGAAGCTGAAATTAAAATCTTAGATAAAGCTGCACCAAACCAATATCGAATTATCATGAAGGCTGATAGCAAAATGGGTTTTATCGAAGGGAATGCTGTAGTTGAGCTTGACTATAGTCAGCCAAAAGCGACCATTCGCTATGATGGTGAAGCTCAGGTGGGCGGCCTGATTGCAGGAGTGGGACAGCGTATCTTATCTGGAATCGCGAAGATGATCGTGAAGGATTTCTTTAAGAAAATTGCAAAGGAAATCAATACTAAAACAGCTATGTAA
- a CDS encoding XdhC/CoxI family protein, whose translation MNDICRLLRSMKDKKDQIFAMATIIRVDGSAYRREGAKMLIGEDGSYFGTISAGCLEEDLLCQAQEVIKSLHPKNVHYDLKSEDDLSWGQSAGCDGNIEVYIEPIGWELTKLQSNTLLWPYIDEQLNKGFNVVSVKSINSENQGSTILYYDNGNICVESADHEIGQKLNPYMKDFFLSGAKVKLIHIEELGRDFLFERYQPKENLYIFGAGPDAEPLVKIASQLDFSITVIDPRSSRCNEKKFPQADVHIQEHPESFFKKRQIPFDSFVLVMTHNFNRDQEILQYLLQTPLKYLGVLGPKRRTERLVSDKNFMSYIHSPIGLNIGAEGPEEISISVLAELIKVRNHSHAELKKQGTTACRI comes from the coding sequence ATGAATGATATCTGCAGGTTATTAAGAAGCATGAAAGATAAGAAAGACCAAATTTTTGCTATGGCCACAATTATCCGTGTAGATGGCTCTGCTTATAGACGGGAAGGTGCAAAAATGCTCATTGGAGAAGATGGCAGTTATTTTGGAACTATCAGTGCAGGTTGCTTGGAAGAAGATTTACTCTGTCAGGCTCAGGAAGTGATCAAGTCACTTCACCCTAAAAATGTCCATTATGATTTAAAATCTGAAGATGATCTTTCTTGGGGGCAAAGTGCCGGATGTGACGGGAACATCGAAGTATATATTGAACCAATTGGCTGGGAATTGACTAAATTACAGTCAAACACGCTGCTATGGCCATATATTGACGAGCAACTAAACAAGGGTTTCAATGTTGTATCGGTAAAATCGATCAACTCAGAAAATCAAGGATCTACCATACTTTACTACGATAACGGAAATATTTGTGTGGAGTCTGCTGATCATGAAATCGGCCAAAAGTTGAACCCATACATGAAGGATTTTTTTCTTAGCGGAGCGAAAGTAAAATTAATTCATATTGAAGAGCTAGGGAGAGATTTCTTATTCGAACGCTACCAGCCAAAAGAAAATTTATATATATTTGGGGCTGGCCCTGATGCGGAACCTTTAGTTAAAATTGCTTCACAATTGGATTTTTCAATTACCGTAATCGATCCAAGAAGCAGCCGATGCAATGAAAAAAAGTTCCCGCAAGCGGATGTTCATATACAAGAACATCCAGAATCTTTTTTTAAAAAAAGGCAGATTCCTTTTGATAGCTTTGTCCTTGTTATGACCCATAATTTTAATAGAGATCAAGAAATTTTACAGTACCTTCTGCAAACTCCTCTCAAATATCTAGGTGTATTGGGACCAAAGAGACGAACAGAACGGTTAGTAAGTGATAAAAATTTTATGTCTTATATCCATTCTCCAATTGGATTAAATATAGGTGCAGAGGGACCAGAGGAGATCAGTATAAGTGTATTGGCGGAATTAATAAAAGTTAGAAATCATTCTCATGCTGAGCTGAAAAAACAAGGTACAACAGCATGCCGGATTTAG
- a CDS encoding LysR family transcriptional regulator has translation MFFINLLYLETFLIVCNNGNFTEAAKQLFVPQPTISNRISYLEEELCQELFVRGKKGKRSVELTRAGKLFLPYAEQVIETLNAAKSELNQDANGNLMTLGSSIALTHPYIYQKINLLNSVHNKNINLLIMDHSLIAKSLMDGILDMAFVTEPIVNKQLESYPVLREKYGLIVSRQHPLAKKPCLEKIEELEEEYLIFYKSFSKDQTVLRNIKCKRWITTNQIELVNDLIHNQNAVSFLPQHALNNEIKKGKIVHVPIHESLLVCEIQYYLVYRRNELFYEDIFLSELKSEKLSI, from the coding sequence ATGTTTTTCATAAACTTACTATATTTAGAGACGTTCTTAATTGTTTGTAATAATGGAAACTTTACTGAAGCTGCAAAACAGCTTTTTGTACCCCAGCCAACCATCTCCAACAGAATTAGTTACCTAGAAGAAGAACTGTGCCAAGAATTATTTGTAAGAGGAAAAAAAGGAAAACGAAGTGTGGAATTAACAAGAGCTGGTAAACTATTTCTTCCCTATGCCGAACAAGTTATCGAAACACTCAATGCCGCAAAAAGTGAATTGAATCAGGATGCTAATGGTAACCTGATGACCCTGGGCAGTTCGATTGCATTGACACATCCTTATATTTATCAAAAAATTAATTTACTTAATAGCGTACATAACAAGAATATTAATCTTCTGATCATGGACCATTCCCTTATTGCTAAATCATTAATGGATGGCATTCTAGACATGGCTTTTGTAACTGAGCCCATAGTCAATAAACAATTAGAATCCTACCCAGTGTTAAGAGAAAAATATGGATTAATAGTCTCAAGGCAGCATCCGTTAGCCAAGAAACCATGCTTGGAGAAAATAGAAGAGTTAGAAGAAGAATATTTAATTTTCTACAAATCTTTTTCAAAAGATCAAACAGTTTTAAGAAATATAAAATGTAAAAGATGGATTACAACAAATCAAATTGAATTAGTGAACGACCTTATTCATAACCAAAATGCCGTATCGTTTCTCCCTCAGCATGCCCTCAATAATGAAATCAAAAAAGGAAAAATAGTGCACGTCCCCATTCACGAAAGTTTGCTGGTTTGTGAAATTCAATATTATTTAGTATATAGAAGAAATGAACTTTTCTATGAAGATATTTTCTTATCCGAACTGAAATCAGAAAAATTGTCAATATGA
- a CDS encoding tagatose bisphosphate family class II aldolase, whose amino-acid sequence MSVVSAKNMLDKAKLGGYAVPAFNIHNLETVQVVAEAAAECESPLMIAATPSTLTYAGTDYLLAIANVAAKRYGVPISIHLDHAEDVDYIKSLIEMGYKSVMIDASHHPFENNIKIVREVVDYAAKYGVSVEAELGRLGGIEDDLVVDEKDSFLTDPDSAVEYVERTGIDSFAVAIGTAHGLYKSDPKLDFDRLAVINEKLDVPLVLHGGSGIPEADVKRTIDLGISKVNIATELKIPFAKAVRKYLTENLDANDPRKYLTPGKEAMKKVAIQKILMCGSDGKA is encoded by the coding sequence ATGAGTGTAGTATCAGCGAAAAATATGTTAGATAAAGCAAAATTAGGAGGTTATGCAGTTCCTGCTTTTAATATTCATAACCTTGAAACGGTTCAAGTCGTTGCAGAGGCCGCAGCTGAATGTGAGTCGCCACTAATGATTGCGGCTACTCCGAGTACATTGACATATGCTGGAACAGATTATTTGCTTGCTATTGCCAATGTAGCTGCAAAAAGATATGGGGTTCCAATTAGCATTCATCTTGATCATGCAGAAGATGTTGACTACATAAAAAGCTTGATTGAAATGGGATACAAAAGTGTCATGATTGATGCTTCCCATCACCCTTTTGAAAATAACATTAAAATCGTCCGTGAAGTGGTAGATTATGCAGCAAAATACGGGGTGTCAGTCGAGGCAGAACTTGGTAGATTAGGAGGAATCGAGGATGACTTAGTCGTCGATGAAAAAGATAGTTTTCTAACGGACCCTGATAGCGCAGTTGAGTATGTGGAACGGACAGGAATTGATAGCTTTGCTGTCGCTATTGGTACGGCACATGGCCTTTATAAATCTGATCCAAAACTAGACTTTGATCGACTTGCCGTCATCAATGAAAAACTGGATGTACCACTTGTCCTACATGGTGGTTCAGGAATTCCAGAGGCGGATGTAAAACGGACAATTGACCTTGGAATTTCAAAAGTGAATATTGCAACAGAACTAAAAATTCCATTTGCTAAGGCAGTGAGAAAATACCTAACAGAAAATCTTGATGCCAATGATCCTCGTAAATACTTGACACCGGGAAAAGAAGCCATGAAAAAAGTGGCGATTCAAAAAATCCTAATGTGCGGAAGTGATGGAAAAGCATGA
- a CDS encoding sugar kinase, translating to MADILTIGEILVEVMAKEVGQRFDETGEFVGPFASGAPAIFIDQAAKTGSTAGIIAKIGNDAFGELNYRKLEQDGVDVSFIQETPLKSTGVAFVTYKEDGDRDFIFHIQDSASGLIGPDDIKKEDFVDCNYFHVMGTSLFSEGIRQAVKKAIDCCKETGTKVSFDPNMRKELLQDPIMKEFLEYVLNNCDIFLPGGDELELLLGTNDEEKAVAHLLEKGVQYVIVKNGSKGCRAYCKEASFTVESLKVVEVDPTGAGDCFAGTFISCMNQGIGFRQSVMYANTAGALAVTKKGPMEGNTHMEEIKGFTK from the coding sequence ATGGCAGATATTTTAACAATTGGAGAAATCCTCGTGGAAGTCATGGCGAAGGAAGTGGGACAAAGGTTTGATGAAACGGGGGAATTCGTAGGACCGTTTGCTAGTGGCGCCCCTGCAATTTTCATTGACCAGGCCGCAAAAACAGGAAGCACGGCTGGTATTATTGCCAAAATTGGAAACGATGCATTTGGAGAATTAAATTACCGCAAACTGGAACAGGACGGCGTGGATGTCTCGTTTATTCAAGAAACTCCGCTTAAGTCTACCGGTGTTGCGTTTGTTACCTACAAGGAAGATGGGGACCGTGACTTCATCTTTCATATTCAAGATTCCGCCTCAGGTCTTATTGGTCCGGATGATATTAAAAAGGAAGATTTTGTGGATTGTAACTATTTTCACGTGATGGGAACCTCACTTTTTTCTGAAGGAATCCGCCAGGCAGTGAAAAAGGCAATTGATTGTTGTAAAGAAACAGGAACGAAAGTTTCATTCGATCCAAATATGCGGAAGGAACTCCTTCAAGACCCTATTATGAAAGAATTTTTAGAATATGTTCTCAATAATTGTGACATTTTTCTACCTGGTGGGGACGAGCTTGAACTTCTTCTCGGAACAAACGATGAGGAAAAGGCGGTTGCACATCTCCTTGAAAAAGGAGTCCAATATGTCATTGTCAAAAACGGAAGTAAAGGATGCCGTGCATACTGCAAGGAAGCATCTTTCACCGTCGAATCTCTAAAAGTTGTAGAAGTTGACCCAACGGGTGCTGGAGATTGTTTTGCAGGGACATTTATTTCCTGTATGAACCAAGGAATTGGCTTTCGTCAGTCAGTTATGTACGCTAATACGGCTGGAGCACTTGCTGTTACGAAGAAAGGACCAATGGAAGGCAATACCCATATGGAGGAAATAAAGGGTTTTACAAAATAG
- a CDS encoding ABC transporter permease, producing the protein MKWKQAFQDNKALKTYGGVLAALLALVILFSFLSPHFLKTNNIFTVLSQVSIIAIMAFGMTFVLMIGEIDLSVGSIAALSGLVLGLSLTWGLSGPLAILVTLIVGALAGLANGLISARLRIPTFIVTVATMGIFRGIGYATTDAKPVGVDDSFILLLGNKKLFDIIPVPVIIVAVLLVFSHILLSKTKFGRRAKMVGGNKTAAEYVGINTKSLQTKIFVISGVAAAISGILLTSRLYSAQPNTASGYELDAIAAAVLGGTSLSGGYGTVFGTFIGALIMGVINNGMNLIGLPYFYQQIVKGIIIIVAVYIDVRNKGRILGK; encoded by the coding sequence ATGAAATGGAAACAAGCTTTCCAGGACAATAAAGCATTGAAGACATACGGAGGGGTCCTTGCTGCCCTTTTGGCGCTAGTCATCCTCTTTTCATTCTTAAGTCCTCACTTTTTAAAAACGAATAATATATTTACGGTTTTATCCCAAGTTTCAATCATCGCTATCATGGCATTTGGGATGACATTTGTGTTGATGATTGGAGAAATAGATCTTTCAGTCGGATCAATCGCTGCCTTATCTGGCCTTGTCCTTGGACTTTCACTAACATGGGGACTAAGTGGACCACTAGCCATTTTGGTTACTCTTATTGTTGGAGCACTTGCCGGATTAGCAAATGGATTGATCTCTGCACGTCTTCGTATTCCGACCTTCATCGTGACAGTTGCTACCATGGGGATTTTTAGGGGAATTGGTTATGCGACTACTGATGCGAAACCGGTTGGTGTCGATGATTCGTTTATCCTACTATTAGGGAATAAGAAACTATTTGATATTATTCCAGTTCCAGTCATTATCGTTGCAGTCTTGTTGGTGTTCTCACACATTCTTTTGTCGAAAACAAAATTTGGGAGAAGAGCGAAAATGGTCGGGGGAAATAAGACGGCCGCAGAATATGTGGGAATTAATACGAAATCACTTCAAACTAAGATTTTTGTCATATCGGGAGTTGCTGCTGCCATTTCAGGTATTCTCCTGACATCCAGACTTTATTCTGCACAGCCAAACACAGCTAGCGGATATGAACTTGATGCAATTGCGGCTGCTGTTCTTGGTGGGACGAGTCTTTCCGGAGGATACGGTACAGTGTTTGGAACCTTTATCGGTGCGTTGATTATGGGAGTCATCAATAATGGGATGAACCTAATTGGGCTTCCTTATTTTTATCAACAGATTGTCAAAGGGATTATCATCATTGTAGCGGTTTACATTGATGTTCGAAATAAAGGAAGGATACTTGGTAAATAG
- a CDS encoding sugar ABC transporter ATP-binding protein: protein MGTILEMKEIKKVFPGVVALDGVNISLDQGKVLALLGENGAGKSTLMKILSGSYVPDGGHIELFGQKVNIRNVVHARELGISIIYQELSLSPNMTVAENIWALYEPVKFGLINDAEMNRKTKELLDELDIHISPSALVRDLSISNQQMVEIAKAVSSNPKIIIMDEPTSALSSKETQTLFNIITKLKSQGNSVIYISHRMEEIFEITDTVSVLRDGKYIGTVKTKDTSSDDLITMMVGRNMDEVYPPKDFKRTSDETLLEIRGYHRKGSYHDISFSIRPGEILGLYGLMGSGRTEIVQGIFGMLKKERGDLFLHGKKVNVNTPLQAIEKRIAFVTEDRKHEGLVLTSSVYENITLANLDKVLNKFRLIKHDKEVNISNRHVDALKIKTPSIYQTVNKLSGGNQQKIVLSKWFEIEPEILILDEPTRGIDVGAKFEIYKLMIELASKGVGIMLISSELPEILHMSDRLLVIKDHEVTVELDPKQTTQEEIMSYITKTKSKQTDVTS from the coding sequence GTGGGAACCATCTTAGAAATGAAAGAAATCAAGAAAGTATTCCCTGGAGTTGTGGCACTCGATGGGGTCAATATTTCCTTGGATCAAGGGAAAGTATTAGCGCTCCTAGGGGAGAACGGAGCCGGAAAATCTACTCTCATGAAAATTCTCTCCGGTTCATATGTGCCTGATGGTGGTCATATCGAACTCTTTGGTCAAAAGGTGAACATTCGAAATGTGGTGCATGCTAGAGAACTTGGGATCTCTATTATCTATCAGGAACTTTCCCTGAGTCCGAATATGACAGTTGCTGAAAACATTTGGGCTCTCTATGAGCCTGTGAAATTTGGACTGATCAACGATGCCGAGATGAACCGGAAAACAAAGGAACTTCTCGATGAACTGGATATTCACATTTCACCTAGCGCTTTAGTGAGAGACCTATCTATTTCAAATCAACAAATGGTCGAGATTGCAAAGGCTGTCTCATCTAACCCCAAAATCATTATTATGGATGAACCGACATCCGCCCTTAGTTCAAAAGAAACCCAAACTCTTTTCAACATCATTACAAAATTGAAAAGTCAAGGGAATTCGGTAATTTACATTTCTCACCGAATGGAAGAAATTTTTGAAATTACGGATACTGTTAGCGTCCTCCGAGATGGGAAGTATATTGGAACGGTCAAAACAAAGGATACTTCTTCGGATGACCTTATTACTATGATGGTTGGGAGAAATATGGATGAGGTTTATCCGCCAAAGGACTTTAAACGCACAAGTGATGAAACCTTGCTGGAAATAAGAGGCTATCACAGGAAAGGTAGTTATCATGATATCTCATTTTCTATCCGGCCTGGTGAAATCCTCGGGCTTTATGGCCTTATGGGGTCTGGCAGGACTGAAATTGTACAAGGGATTTTTGGAATGCTCAAGAAGGAACGGGGAGATTTATTCCTCCATGGAAAAAAAGTAAATGTGAACACGCCGCTTCAGGCGATTGAAAAACGAATCGCTTTTGTTACAGAAGATCGGAAACATGAGGGGCTAGTCTTAACCTCCAGTGTCTATGAAAATATCACACTAGCAAATTTGGATAAAGTGTTGAATAAATTTAGACTGATAAAGCACGACAAAGAAGTAAACATTAGCAATCGTCATGTTGACGCTCTTAAAATCAAAACACCAAGTATTTACCAGACTGTGAATAAGTTAAGTGGGGGAAATCAGCAAAAAATTGTTCTCTCCAAATGGTTTGAGATTGAACCAGAAATCCTCATATTAGATGAACCAACCAGGGGAATTGATGTAGGGGCAAAATTTGAGATTTACAAACTAATGATTGAACTTGCTTCAAAGGGAGTAGGAATAATGTTGATTTCTTCAGAACTTCCAGAAATCCTACACATGTCCGACCGTTTATTGGTCATCAAAGACCATGAGGTGACAGTAGAGCTCGATCCAAAACAAACTACTCAGGAAGAAATTATGAGTTATATCACCAAAACCAAATCCAAACAGACGGATGTCACCTCTTAG
- a CDS encoding substrate-binding domain-containing protein, with protein sequence MLALILILSMMVLAACGGKESSTTDGGKTGKKITIGASLLTQSHPFQVAIKEAIEKEAKNQDVKVDVAIADQDLNRQISAIEDFINKGVDAIIMVPVDSDGVKGAVLKAKDAGIPVVTVDVKANGVEVDSHIATDNYTGGMIAAEAMAKYLDGKGEVGLTTYPEVQSVRDRIDGFKENTKNHTGMKIVQELPGRTREEAKKASEDMLTAHPNMKGIFGFGDDMAISADQAMTDRKVDGVVIGFDGLAEAQKKVDEDNTFKAVVVQFPDKMGEEAVKNAVKLVKGEKVKKEIPITPGLYVNGKGFVDVKVENGKVTIPE encoded by the coding sequence ATGTTAGCCTTAATTTTAATCTTAAGCATGATGGTATTAGCTGCGTGCGGTGGAAAAGAGTCCTCAACAACAGATGGAGGGAAGACAGGTAAGAAAATTACCATAGGGGCTTCTCTACTTACACAATCACATCCGTTTCAAGTAGCCATAAAGGAAGCGATAGAAAAAGAAGCAAAGAACCAAGATGTTAAGGTGGATGTTGCTATAGCTGATCAAGATTTAAACCGGCAGATTTCTGCTATTGAAGATTTCATTAATAAGGGCGTCGATGCCATTATTATGGTTCCTGTTGACTCAGATGGTGTAAAAGGGGCGGTTTTAAAAGCTAAAGACGCAGGCATTCCAGTTGTAACTGTTGACGTCAAGGCGAATGGTGTGGAAGTGGATTCACATATCGCAACTGATAACTACACTGGCGGTATGATTGCGGCTGAAGCCATGGCAAAGTATCTTGATGGAAAAGGGGAAGTAGGGCTTACTACCTATCCGGAAGTTCAATCTGTTCGTGACAGAATCGATGGATTTAAGGAAAACACGAAAAACCACACTGGCATGAAAATTGTTCAAGAACTTCCTGGACGCACAAGAGAAGAAGCAAAAAAAGCATCTGAAGACATGCTTACGGCACACCCAAATATGAAAGGAATCTTTGGCTTTGGGGATGACATGGCCATTTCAGCAGATCAAGCGATGACGGATCGTAAAGTGGACGGAGTGGTTATTGGATTTGATGGTCTTGCAGAGGCACAGAAAAAAGTAGACGAGGACAATACCTTTAAAGCCGTGGTTGTTCAGTTCCCGGATAAAATGGGAGAAGAAGCAGTCAAAAATGCCGTTAAACTGGTAAAGGGCGAAAAGGTTAAAAAAGAAATACCAATCACACCAGGTCTTTATGTGAATGGAAAGGGATTTGTGGATGTGAAAGTGGAAAACGGTAAAGTAACAATTCCAGAATAA
- a CDS encoding LacI family DNA-binding transcriptional regulator has protein sequence MPTIKDVSRLSGISIGTVSRYLNGYKVKKDNEKKIQEAIEQLDYKVNQMARGLKTNKTFTVGVLVPSITDIFSNQVIEGMEEILDQENYSLIVCNARNSLKTEKEKLCFLKEKRVDGIVMMPVSDEHEHVKEILEEGIPLILIDRLLDGVKCDAVVCDNVNGSYKAIEELIALGHRRIGIIAGPTNVYTARERLNGYIRALSDYGIAIDDSLIEYAEYRKGSGIEAYERLMNMENRPTAIFATNYETTMTGIKYFMENGIAIGEEISLFGYDNSDVFQMLTPSIATVVQPMGEIGEKAAHLLLKRIESDYSLFPVVSRLKTKVLSGTSVKNLSN, from the coding sequence TTGCCCACAATTAAGGATGTATCGCGTTTATCCGGGATTTCCATTGGTACGGTTTCTAGGTATCTTAATGGTTATAAAGTCAAAAAAGATAATGAGAAGAAAATCCAGGAAGCGATCGAGCAGCTAGATTACAAAGTAAACCAAATGGCGAGAGGACTAAAGACAAACAAGACATTTACAGTTGGTGTTTTAGTTCCAAGTATTACGGATATTTTCTCCAATCAAGTCATCGAGGGGATGGAAGAAATACTAGATCAAGAGAATTATAGTCTCATCGTTTGTAATGCAAGAAACTCCCTAAAGACCGAAAAGGAGAAACTTTGCTTCTTAAAGGAAAAGCGCGTGGACGGAATTGTCATGATGCCTGTTTCAGATGAGCATGAACATGTAAAAGAGATATTGGAGGAAGGAATCCCTCTTATTTTAATTGACCGTCTCCTTGACGGTGTCAAATGTGATGCTGTCGTATGTGATAATGTAAACGGTTCCTATAAAGCAATTGAGGAATTAATCGCTTTAGGTCACAGAAGGATTGGCATAATCGCTGGTCCAACTAATGTGTATACTGCGCGCGAACGCCTAAATGGATACATAAGGGCCCTTAGTGATTACGGAATTGCGATTGATGACTCCCTTATTGAGTATGCGGAATATCGTAAAGGGAGCGGGATTGAGGCCTATGAAAGACTTATGAATATGGAAAATAGACCTACCGCCATTTTTGCCACAAACTATGAAACTACCATGACTGGAATAAAATACTTCATGGAAAATGGAATTGCAATTGGAGAGGAAATTTCTCTATTTGGATACGACAATTCTGACGTGTTTCAGATGTTGACCCCATCCATTGCAACTGTTGTGCAGCCGATGGGGGAAATTGGTGAAAAAGCCGCACATCTTCTATTAAAACGAATTGAAAGCGATTACTCACTTTTTCCAGTGGTGAGCCGGTTAAAGACGAAAGTTCTCTCAGGGACATCTGTAAAAAACTTATCAAACTAG